A region of Pyxidicoccus parkwaysis DNA encodes the following proteins:
- a CDS encoding hydroxymethylglutaryl-CoA reductase, degradative has protein sequence MSETVTSRLAGFHKLPMEERLAQLARMFRLTPEELQQLRGNESLEPVLANQMIENAVGTFSLPLGLGLNMQVNGRDYLVPMAVEEPSVVAAVSFAAKIVREAGGFTAEADDSMMIGQVQVTRYGDPTVASERILEHKEQILALANSFHPSMVARGGGARDVEVRVLPAPEGPRGEPLLVVHILIDTQEAMGANLINTVAEGVAPLIEQITGGKVYLRILSNLADRRLARAMCRIPLAQLADFKMPGEEIAEGIAQASRFAQADPYRAATHNKGVMNGIDSVAIATGQDWRAIEAGAHAFACRRGQYRPLSTWHLEEGHLVGRIELPMALGTVGGPIKVHPGVQMSLKLMRTTSVRELAMVFAAVGLAQNFAALRALGSVGIQKGHMALHARCVAVTAGARGHWVEKIANLLVKAGHVKVEKARELLASLPPEDAPAPTGTNG, from the coding sequence ATGTCTGAGACCGTGACGTCCCGGCTGGCCGGGTTCCACAAGCTGCCGATGGAGGAGCGCCTCGCGCAGCTCGCCCGGATGTTCCGCCTCACGCCCGAGGAACTGCAGCAGCTGCGCGGCAACGAGTCGCTGGAGCCCGTCCTCGCGAACCAGATGATTGAGAACGCGGTGGGCACCTTCTCCCTGCCGCTGGGCCTGGGCCTCAACATGCAGGTCAACGGGCGCGACTACCTGGTGCCCATGGCCGTGGAGGAGCCGTCCGTCGTGGCGGCCGTGTCCTTCGCCGCGAAGATTGTCCGCGAGGCGGGTGGCTTCACCGCCGAGGCCGACGACTCGATGATGATTGGCCAGGTGCAGGTGACGCGCTACGGCGACCCGACGGTGGCCTCCGAGCGCATCCTCGAGCACAAGGAGCAGATCCTCGCGCTGGCCAACAGCTTCCACCCGTCCATGGTGGCGCGCGGCGGTGGCGCCCGGGACGTGGAGGTGCGCGTGCTGCCGGCGCCGGAAGGCCCGCGCGGCGAGCCGCTGCTCGTCGTCCACATCCTCATCGACACGCAGGAGGCGATGGGGGCCAACCTCATCAACACCGTCGCCGAGGGCGTGGCACCGCTCATCGAGCAGATTACGGGCGGCAAGGTGTACCTGCGAATCCTCTCCAACCTCGCGGACCGCCGGCTGGCGCGCGCCATGTGCCGCATCCCGCTGGCGCAGCTCGCGGACTTCAAGATGCCCGGCGAGGAGATTGCCGAGGGCATCGCCCAGGCCAGCCGCTTCGCCCAGGCCGACCCGTACCGCGCCGCCACGCACAACAAGGGCGTGATGAACGGCATCGACTCGGTGGCCATCGCCACGGGCCAGGACTGGCGCGCGATTGAGGCCGGCGCGCACGCGTTCGCCTGCCGCCGCGGGCAGTACCGTCCGCTCTCCACGTGGCATCTGGAGGAGGGCCACCTCGTGGGCCGGATTGAACTGCCCATGGCGCTGGGCACGGTGGGCGGTCCCATCAAGGTGCACCCGGGCGTGCAGATGTCGCTGAAGCTGATGCGCACCACCAGCGTGCGAGAGCTGGCCATGGTGTTCGCGGCGGTGGGGCTGGCGCAGAACTTCGCGGCGCTGCGGGCGCTGGGCAGCGTGGGCATCCAGAAGGGCCACATGGCGCTGCACGCGCGCTGCGTGGCGGTGACGGCGGGCGCTCGCGGCCACTGGGTGGAGAAGATTGCCAACCTCCTGGTGAAGGCGGGGCACGTGAAGGTGGAGAAGGCCCGCGAGCTGCTGGCCAGCCTCCCGCCCGAGGACGCTCCGGCCCCCACCGGCACCAACGGCTGA